A window of [Clostridium] innocuum genomic DNA:
CCGGCATTACAGGATTATTTCCAGATTACAAAAGAGGATCAGGAGGCATTCACCAACCGTGCGCTTGCGAAGTTCCGGGATAAGAGCATTCTGGATTACAATATCAAAAACGGACGTGCACCTGCAAGAAAGCTGGGACCTACCGAACGTATTATGTCACCGATGCAGATTTTACTGGATCATCATAAGGATCCGCGTATTATGGAATTCGTTGCGGCAGCGGCACTTGTTTACTGGGATGAGCTGCAGGGAAAGACAGAGCCGAAAATGGATAAGGATCTGATTACAACCTTCTGTGAAATCAATTCTCTGGAAGGAAATGAACCGGTTGTTGAACATGTAAAGCAGTATTTATATGAAATCAAAAAGAACCGGGACAATATCTGCATCATGCAGATTCTGTTTGGATAATATGCGCACGGTTTCAAAGGATAAAAAAATTCTGGTAAGTGCATCACTGTCCTGTGCAGACCTGTTGCATGTATCAGACGCCATTGCACAGATCAATGCTTCCGATATTGATTTTGTGCATTATGATGTTGTAGACGGTATGTTCAATAACTGCTTTGTTTTCGGTGATTTGGTACTGGAAAAGATACGTCCCATCTGTGATAAGCCGGTAGAGGTGCATCTTGCGGTACAGAACGTGCGTCCCTATATTGAACCGTTTGCCAGGGCGGGGGCAGATTACATTGCTGTGCATTATGAAATTGACGATGATCTGGAGGATATCTTTGCACATATTCGCTCTGCCGGCTGCCGTCCGGTATTGGCAATGCGGTGTGATACAGAGATGCCTTCTGATTTTGTGAAGCTGGCATCACAGGTTGACTGGATTTTAAAGCTGATGGTACAGCCCGGATATGCCGGACAGCATATGCGAAGGGAAGCCGTTGAACATATCCGTAGTATGAAGGAACAGATTACCGCAAACTGCTTATCCTGTCGTATTCAGGCAGACGGCAATATCCACACGGGGACCATACCGCAGGTATGTGCAGCCGGGGCCAGCATACTGACGGGAGGAACCAGCGGATTATTCAGGCAGGATGCAGATCTGCAGGAGAACCTGCGGAGAATGAAGGAGGCGGCATCATGATATTATGTCCCAGTATGATGTGTGCGAGCTATGCGAATCTGGAAGAGGAAGTCCGTGCCTTAGAGGAAGCGGGGACAGATATTTTCCATTGTGATATCATGGACGGAAGCTTTGTGCCGAATATCTCCATGGGACTGACGGATGTAAAAGCAGTCCGTGCTCTGACGAAAAAAATGGTGGATGTCCACCTGATGATCGATCATCCTGCCGATAAAATTGACTGGTTTTTAGATGCCGGTGCAGATTTGATCTATATTCATCCGGAATCTGAGCCACAGGCGATGAAGACACTGATGTATATTCGTTCCAGAGGAAAGCTTTCCGGTCTTGCCGTCAATCCGGACACCAGTCTGAGTGCAGTGAAAGAATTGCTTCCGCATTGTGATTATCTGTTAATTATGAGCGTGTTTCCAGGCTTTGCCGGACAGACATTTATCGACAGTGTGGATACGAAAATCCGTGAGCTGATCGCATGTAAGAAGACGTATGGGTATCGTATCATTCTGGATGGAGCATGTTCTCCCGCCGTAATTCAGGAATATCATGCACTGGGTGTTGACGGCTTTGTCCTCGGGACAAGTGCATTGTTTCACGGAGAAGGCAGCTATGTGGAAAACATGAATCTGCTGCGTTCTCTATAATATAAGGAATACCATAACGGGATGTATGCAAATGATATGTGATTTCATGAGGAAACTGTACACTTAT
This region includes:
- a CDS encoding ribulose-phosphate 3-epimerase; this encodes MRTVSKDKKILVSASLSCADLLHVSDAIAQINASDIDFVHYDVVDGMFNNCFVFGDLVLEKIRPICDKPVEVHLAVQNVRPYIEPFARAGADYIAVHYEIDDDLEDIFAHIRSAGCRPVLAMRCDTEMPSDFVKLASQVDWILKLMVQPGYAGQHMRREAVEHIRSMKEQITANCLSCRIQADGNIHTGTIPQVCAAGASILTGGTSGLFRQDADLQENLRRMKEAAS
- a CDS encoding ribulose-phosphate 3-epimerase — its product is MILCPSMMCASYANLEEEVRALEEAGTDIFHCDIMDGSFVPNISMGLTDVKAVRALTKKMVDVHLMIDHPADKIDWFLDAGADLIYIHPESEPQAMKTLMYIRSRGKLSGLAVNPDTSLSAVKELLPHCDYLLIMSVFPGFAGQTFIDSVDTKIRELIACKKTYGYRIILDGACSPAVIQEYHALGVDGFVLGTSALFHGEGSYVENMNLLRSL